One window of Mesoplasma syrphidae genomic DNA carries:
- the leuS gene encoding leucine--tRNA ligase, with protein MDFSHRAIEKKWQKYWKEHNVYKTTNVNEQKAYILDMFPYPSGAGLHVGHVKGYTATDVFARFRRMQGCDVLHPIGWDAFGLPAEQYALKTGNDPREFTLKNINTFRTQLQALGFSYDYDKEVNTADPNYYKITQWIFQQMYNKGLAELRDVEVNWCQELGTVLANDEIIELNGIMVSERGEYPVVKKTMRQWVLKITEYANKLLAGLDNLEWPQSVKDLQKNWIGKSEGMEIKFTTTANLTIPVFTTRADTIYGVSYIVLSPEHELVSKITTVSQKPLVDLYIQKTLSKTEIDRKDETKPKTGVFTGTMAINPITGEEVQIWIADYVLKDYGNGAVMAVPAHDTRDWEFANKFGLPVKYVIEPKDITKPFVGEGLHINSGILNGLNRQDAINKISELIVSKNLGVRRVNYKLRDWLFSRQRFYGEPFPLVYTSDGQIGLIDKSELPITLPKTEYIKPTKTGESPLANVPEWINTTFNNQPAVRESNTMPNSAGPSWYYLAYILTDKPGQLIDIESEEAKKRFAKWMPVDLYIGGQEHAVGHLLYARFWNHVLYDLGILSTPEPFKNLFNQGMILGPDNRKMSKSKGNVINPDDVISSHGADALRLYEMFMGPLDASLPWSFDGLDAALKWLNRAYRMINKVKFSNTNNGNLDFVYNDVVKKVTEMVTDLKFNTAISQLMVLVNYIYKEAQGTVYKPYIEGFVKMLGLFAPHLAEELWNILGHTSTVTLTNWPTYDSSKLVLNTTTVAFQVNGKLRGSIEVAKGLSKTQLLTLAKADANVAKFIEGLTIVKEIVIPDRIVNIVVK; from the coding sequence ATGGACTTTTCACATAGAGCAATAGAAAAAAAATGACAAAAATATTGAAAAGAACATAATGTTTATAAAACGACTAATGTAAACGAGCAAAAAGCATATATCTTGGATATGTTTCCATATCCATCAGGAGCGGGTTTACATGTTGGCCATGTAAAAGGTTATACGGCAACTGATGTTTTCGCACGTTTTCGTAGAATGCAAGGATGTGATGTACTGCACCCAATTGGATGAGATGCATTTGGACTGCCAGCTGAACAATACGCTTTGAAAACTGGAAATGATCCACGTGAATTTACGTTAAAAAATATTAATACTTTTAGAACTCAATTGCAAGCATTAGGTTTTTCGTATGATTATGATAAAGAGGTAAATACAGCTGATCCAAATTACTACAAAATAACACAGTGAATTTTTCAACAAATGTATAACAAGGGTCTAGCTGAATTGCGAGATGTTGAAGTGAATTGATGTCAAGAACTAGGAACTGTTTTGGCAAATGACGAAATTATTGAACTTAATGGAATTATGGTATCTGAACGTGGAGAATATCCGGTTGTCAAAAAAACTATGCGTCAATGAGTTTTAAAAATTACTGAGTATGCTAATAAATTATTAGCAGGTTTGGACAATTTGGAATGACCGCAATCTGTTAAAGATTTGCAAAAAAATTGAATTGGGAAATCTGAAGGAATGGAAATTAAATTTACAACTACAGCTAATCTTACTATTCCAGTATTTACAACTCGTGCAGACACTATTTATGGAGTTAGTTATATCGTTTTATCACCAGAACACGAGCTTGTGAGTAAAATAACAACAGTAAGCCAAAAACCTTTAGTTGATCTTTATATTCAAAAAACATTATCTAAAACTGAAATTGATCGTAAGGATGAAACTAAGCCCAAAACTGGTGTTTTTACTGGAACAATGGCCATAAATCCAATAACTGGTGAAGAGGTTCAAATTTGGATTGCTGATTATGTTTTAAAAGATTATGGAAATGGTGCAGTGATGGCCGTTCCAGCCCATGACACTAGAGATTGAGAATTTGCCAATAAATTTGGGCTTCCAGTTAAATATGTAATTGAACCAAAAGATATTACAAAACCTTTTGTTGGTGAAGGACTTCATATTAACTCAGGAATTTTAAATGGCTTAAATCGTCAGGATGCAATAAATAAAATTTCTGAATTAATAGTATCAAAAAATTTAGGGGTTAGAAGAGTTAATTATAAATTACGCGATTGACTATTTTCTCGTCAACGTTTTTATGGAGAACCATTCCCACTTGTATATACTAGTGATGGACAAATTGGGCTAATTGATAAATCGGAATTGCCAATAACTTTGCCAAAAACTGAATATATTAAACCCACTAAAACTGGTGAATCACCATTGGCAAATGTGCCTGAATGAATCAACACAACATTTAATAATCAACCAGCTGTGCGTGAATCAAATACCATGCCAAATTCAGCTGGACCCAGCTGATATTATTTAGCATATATCTTAACTGATAAGCCAGGCCAATTAATTGATATTGAAAGCGAAGAAGCTAAGAAACGCTTTGCCAAATGAATGCCAGTTGATTTATATATTGGTGGGCAAGAACATGCTGTTGGGCATTTATTATATGCTCGCTTTTGAAATCATGTTTTATATGATTTGGGAATTTTATCAACTCCTGAACCATTTAAGAACTTATTTAATCAAGGAATGATTTTGGGACCTGATAATCGCAAAATGTCAAAATCAAAGGGAAATGTTATTAATCCAGATGATGTCATAAGTTCTCATGGAGCAGATGCCTTAAGATTATATGAAATGTTTATGGGACCACTTGATGCATCGCTTCCATGAAGTTTTGACGGCTTGGACGCAGCACTTAAGTGATTAAATCGTGCTTATAGAATGATTAACAAAGTGAAATTTTCAAATACTAATAATGGAAATTTAGATTTTGTTTATAATGATGTTGTTAAAAAAGTTACTGAAATGGTTACTGATTTAAAATTTAATACTGCAATTTCACAATTAATGGTATTGGTAAATTATATTTACAAAGAAGCACAAGGAACAGTTTATAAACCTTACATCGAGGGATTTGTCAAAATGTTAGGTTTATTCGCTCCACACCTGGCTGAAGAATTATGAAATATTTTAGGACATACTTCAACGGTAACTTTGACAAATTGACCAACATATGATTCTAGCAAACTAGTTCTAAATACGACAACAGTTGCTTTTCAAGTTAATGGTAAACTGCGCGGATCAATTGAAGTTGCTAAAGGACTTTCAAAAACGCAATTATTAACCCTTGCCAAAGCTGATGCTAATGTCGCAAAGTTTATTGAAGGATTAACAATTGTTAAAGAAATTGTCATTCCTGATCGAATTGTTAACATAGTTGTTAAATAA
- the coaD gene encoding pantetheine-phosphate adenylyltransferase, with the protein MKKIMFPASFDPIHQGHIKLISRALKVFDQVVVVVTNNYNKSHDQLIDERYQQVCEKLANFSNVIVIKNSDQLTAKLAQKLNIIFLLRGIRNTTDLDYEYQLANANQILNPELQTIYFFADENEKEISSTLLKEINSYQK; encoded by the coding sequence ATGAAGAAAATTATGTTTCCTGCAAGTTTTGATCCAATTCACCAAGGACACATTAAGCTGATTTCGCGAGCTTTAAAAGTTTTTGATCAAGTAGTAGTAGTAGTTACTAACAATTATAATAAAAGTCATGATCAACTAATTGACGAACGTTATCAACAAGTATGCGAAAAGCTAGCCAATTTTTCTAATGTGATTGTGATAAAAAATTCCGATCAGTTAACGGCTAAATTAGCTCAAAAGCTTAATATTATTTTTTTGCTAAGAGGAATTCGCAATACAACTGATTTGGACTATGAGTATCAATTAGCTAATGCCAACCAAATTTTGAACCCTGAACTTCAAACTATTTATTTCTTTGCTGATGAAAATGAGAAAGAGATCTCATCAACGCTTTTAAAAGAAATTAATTCATATCAAAAATAG
- a CDS encoding MOLPALP family lipoprotein, with product MKKILGVIGALTIGIFACMPVVACFSKESQQDDKKGIKKPKETTYNNSLNNLQGTAALMAKKIILADQYEYSSKVLNTMFSNTNAKEAINKLNANDNFYDENDFALDGKSTFGDLSFRYFGNDNGFNNTKFSSNINLNGKKGTSNELVRRFIPDQGFSRISSEAIAEAIELIIKLIPSISTSMVTNILSGFGSTIDFSILENKIGHQNIKYISQTVKQIFTNKVIVEKINQRISRMDVVRESYDLSLTNITGAMFICISNGITLIKNPQFVPYVTSTDNDIKMNLPKAAESLYLNIQPLNASSKVKDFKKEITLANALNYAQAAQEFAKGLQFFQMQFSVFDKTKSTIPKNGQYLFDNELNNKKVYEKLLKGKIGNKFAATSINLKYLLTTLKYYLGAIGNQNDPEGRRLQKFIFILFGDNTEVTEKFEFDWSETGNTVRHKWNFLSKNGSSGTNFGYYLIRNYLVGENSTVAESIWRSLTSVKVPAIGAISKISLQNFKNLIKSDQFYYLICNFFYALANDEGVSDGFKGPLNQTLKKLFNKTIVGVTNFPKYLTKNLFLSLYSKDFRTEFSVNIGSIYSINIWDKFNDSTKNSVNQFLGGPDIPMNIQSVLKKELSSFLNSSDPKDLWNYYTKKTIPEIIDNLSSDFNINESHDLKKLQSYGIYISDILKLFNNYLVNNQYTDEYGVIQKGNIISQILENLPNFLRILGITSFGVKENSLWDFLSKHFFIPNHKEHEIRKGINLNIGNKLIYANDKKELIKVLNDNYSTSSKNQITLFTNRPKLATADKVTQKQINESGYIIENWNDIFDVSNKEFWVVNQFKSAGKYIIVEIEKVIVEHVSIDFLNEVEVTDHLQEIFQVLNRIYKKINIVKNYKKEVQENFENEAQYQWVFSKPHLIANKIISSQIMKVIYINSQTNAKIAYEFQYSRKQGTWPFKFDSISKKTEADLKEKWSHI from the coding sequence ATGAAGAAGATTTTGGGAGTTATTGGAGCGCTGACAATTGGAATATTTGCATGTATGCCGGTAGTTGCTTGTTTTTCAAAAGAGAGCCAACAAGATGATAAAAAAGGTATCAAAAAACCCAAGGAAACGACATATAACAATTCTCTAAATAATTTGCAGGGCACTGCAGCCTTGATGGCCAAGAAAATTATTTTGGCTGACCAATATGAATATAGTTCAAAAGTTTTGAATACTATGTTTAGCAATACAAACGCAAAAGAAGCTATTAATAAATTAAATGCCAATGATAATTTTTATGATGAAAATGATTTTGCCCTTGATGGAAAATCAACTTTTGGTGACTTGAGTTTTCGCTACTTTGGTAATGATAATGGTTTTAACAATACTAAATTCAGTTCAAACATCAATCTAAATGGCAAAAAGGGAACTTCTAATGAATTGGTAAGAAGATTTATTCCTGATCAGGGCTTTTCAAGAATTAGTAGTGAAGCAATTGCAGAAGCAATTGAACTTATAATAAAATTAATTCCTTCAATTTCAACAAGTATGGTCACCAATATTCTTAGTGGCTTTGGTTCAACAATTGATTTTTCTATTTTGGAAAATAAAATTGGGCATCAAAACATTAAATATATATCACAAACAGTTAAACAAATTTTTACAAATAAGGTTATTGTAGAAAAGATCAATCAGCGCATCTCTAGAATGGATGTCGTGCGTGAAAGTTACGATCTCTCCTTAACCAATATTACAGGGGCGATGTTTATTTGTATTTCAAATGGTATTACACTAATTAAAAATCCTCAGTTTGTTCCCTATGTTACAAGCACAGATAATGATATAAAAATGAATCTTCCAAAAGCTGCTGAAAGCTTATATTTAAATATTCAACCTTTGAATGCTTCATCAAAGGTAAAAGATTTTAAAAAAGAAATAACTTTGGCTAATGCCCTAAACTATGCTCAAGCAGCACAAGAATTTGCTAAAGGCTTGCAATTTTTTCAAATGCAATTTTCAGTTTTTGATAAAACAAAATCAACAATTCCTAAAAACGGTCAGTATTTGTTTGACAATGAATTAAATAATAAAAAAGTTTATGAAAAACTTTTAAAAGGCAAAATAGGAAATAAATTTGCAGCAACAAGTATTAATCTTAAGTATTTATTAACGACTCTTAAATATTATTTAGGAGCAATTGGAAATCAAAATGATCCTGAGGGTAGACGTCTTCAAAAATTTATCTTTATTTTATTCGGTGACAATACAGAAGTTACTGAAAAGTTTGAGTTTGACTGGTCCGAAACTGGAAACACAGTTAGACATAAATGAAATTTTCTGTCAAAAAACGGTTCTAGTGGTACCAATTTTGGGTACTATCTAATACGAAACTATCTAGTCGGTGAAAACTCTACAGTAGCCGAATCAATTTGAAGAAGCTTGACCTCAGTTAAAGTACCAGCAATTGGAGCAATTTCAAAAATAAGTCTTCAAAACTTTAAAAACTTAATCAAAAGCGACCAGTTTTACTATTTGATTTGCAACTTCTTTTATGCGTTGGCAAATGATGAGGGAGTTTCTGATGGCTTCAAGGGTCCACTTAACCAAACTCTTAAAAAGTTGTTTAATAAGACGATTGTTGGGGTAACTAATTTTCCAAAGTATTTAACTAAGAATTTATTTTTATCATTATATTCAAAAGATTTTCGAACTGAATTTTCAGTTAATATTGGGAGTATTTATTCAATTAATATTTGAGATAAGTTTAACGATTCAACAAAAAATAGTGTTAATCAATTTTTAGGAGGACCTGATATTCCAATGAATATCCAGTCTGTTCTAAAAAAAGAATTAAGCTCGTTTTTAAATTCCTCGGATCCAAAAGATTTGTGAAACTATTACACTAAAAAAACAATACCTGAAATAATTGACAATCTAAGCAGTGACTTTAACATTAATGAAAGCCATGATTTAAAAAAATTGCAGTCTTACGGAATTTATATTAGTGATATTTTAAAGCTATTTAATAACTATCTTGTTAATAATCAATATACTGATGAATATGGAGTTATTCAGAAAGGAAATATCATTTCCCAAATTTTAGAAAACTTGCCAAATTTTTTAAGAATTTTGGGTATAACTTCTTTTGGTGTTAAAGAAAACTCGTTATGAGATTTTTTGTCTAAACATTTTTTTATTCCTAACCATAAAGAGCATGAAATTAGAAAAGGAATTAATTTAAATATAGGGAACAAACTTATTTATGCAAATGATAAAAAAGAGCTAATTAAAGTTTTGAATGATAATTATTCAACTTCATCTAAGAATCAAATCACTTTATTTACAAATAGGCCAAAATTAGCTACCGCAGATAAAGTAACTCAAAAACAAATTAATGAAAGTGGCTATATTATTGAAAACTGAAATGATATTTTTGATGTCTCAAATAAAGAATTTTGAGTCGTTAATCAATTTAAGTCTGCCGGCAAATATATTATTGTTGAAATTGAAAAAGTGATTGTGGAACACGTTAGCATTGACTTTTTAAATGAAGTTGAAGTTACTGATCATCTTCAAGAAATTTTTCAAGTTTTAAATCGAATTTATAAAAAAATCAATATTGTTAAAAATTACAAAAAGGAAGTTCAGGAAAACTTTGAAAATGAAGCTCAATATCAATGAGTATTTTCCAAGCCTCATTTAATTGCCAATAAAATAATTTCAAGTCAAATAATGAAAGTAATTTATATCAATTCGCAAACTAATGCTAAAATTGCTTATGAATTTCAGTATTCTCGTAAGCAGGGAACATGGCCATTTAAATTTGATAGTATTTCCAAAAAAACTGAAGCAGATTTGAAAGAAAAATGGTCCCATATTTAA
- a CDS encoding MOLPALP family lipoprotein, whose protein sequence is MKKMLAVLGAVSLAASSSVTVVACTPKIEEPSTTPDPSTYNNSLANLQGSAALVAKKAILADQHRYSYQTLQNKMGIKLAEKQVNSLNMDGKVFDNKDRGLDEYSTVSELESRYFGTNTSLLKTELTDNINLNGNLGNGKGAVSQAVPENIAGILELVMQILPVLSTESINSLVGGLGPILKLPDLNDTLGSNIVSAISLAAKIVLDNSSDLINKEIESMNVVEETQNVSLENLTGAMFISLTNGIAFLKDSTHKTLTISSDEEIKQNLASAAKIIVQSGSAKSSLGNLDMDSIIKNIPQYIKAIKEFVKMAQLLQMSLSLYDSTKNVNVIDGNHLFDSNTTNGDYYKNNIKGKKVSTTFASSNINLKYILTALKYHVGSLNSKEDPEGRNFQKLLFALFGDDNSITVTSGWFPKVNNTFDFKNKNASSGTNFIYYVIQELLTDEILESVHKAIKDIKVPVIGSITSMTKEDFIKMIRDDQFYYLIGNLFYALSNDKGVIDASKGPLNQILSKLNGLAATAIYFPKYMTENLYSSLYRGNFKTDFSLDFKVLGVTVSSINVWEKLPENIQNTVNDFLGGSDVPMNIKSVLNKSLGSFIGKTDSQGILGEHYLKLTIPELINDITGDFGIDETKTLKNLQSYGIYIEDFKSLFNNHILNNKYVDSQGKEHMGNIVSQIVENLPELFNILGINKDGVTEGSVWEFIVNHFLAPNEEHLQHEVKQGQNITFNGKTKFAKSAEDLENVFKTFFETGPKNKLLYLKGKEAPEGFTPGSKLTEEKINSVTKMTLDEILKTDEKDLIVVNYYEGENIVVENNSITLAKVNLDNIDKEQELTDHLPELLKGIVNIYNKLNVITDLSLEMNERFMNESLYSWTFENPELMNDKVSIKSQRMSVLYKNPKTNQDVRYNFLYSRESINKVFSIDYMEKQ, encoded by the coding sequence ATGAAAAAAATGTTGGCAGTATTGGGAGCAGTTTCTTTAGCAGCTTCTTCAAGTGTAACAGTTGTAGCTTGCACACCTAAAATTGAGGAACCAAGTACAACTCCGGATCCAAGTACATACAATAATTCTTTGGCTAATCTACAAGGTTCAGCGGCATTAGTTGCTAAAAAAGCAATTTTAGCTGACCAACATCGCTATAGTTATCAAACATTGCAAAATAAAATGGGAATTAAACTTGCTGAAAAACAAGTTAATTCTTTAAATATGGATGGAAAAGTTTTTGATAATAAAGACCGTGGACTAGATGAATACTCAACGGTAAGTGAACTAGAGTCACGCTATTTTGGAACAAATACTTCATTATTAAAAACTGAATTAACAGATAACATCAATTTGAACGGTAATTTAGGAAATGGTAAGGGCGCAGTTTCTCAGGCTGTTCCCGAAAATATAGCCGGAATTCTAGAATTAGTGATGCAGATTTTACCTGTTTTATCAACTGAAAGTATAAATAGCTTGGTTGGCGGATTAGGACCCATACTTAAATTACCTGATTTGAATGACACGTTGGGATCAAACATCGTTTCGGCAATTTCGTTAGCAGCAAAAATTGTTTTAGATAATTCAAGTGACTTGATAAACAAAGAAATTGAAAGTATGAATGTTGTTGAAGAAACTCAAAATGTCTCTTTAGAAAATTTAACGGGAGCTATGTTTATTTCATTAACAAATGGAATCGCATTTTTAAAGGATTCAACTCACAAAACATTAACAATATCAAGTGACGAAGAAATTAAGCAAAATCTTGCTAGTGCAGCAAAAATAATTGTCCAATCAGGTTCTGCTAAGAGTTCTTTGGGAAATTTGGACATGGATTCCATAATTAAAAACATTCCTCAATATATTAAAGCTATTAAGGAATTTGTTAAAATGGCCCAATTATTGCAAATGTCATTGTCATTATATGATTCTACAAAAAATGTTAATGTTATTGATGGAAATCACCTTTTTGATAGCAATACGACTAATGGAGATTATTATAAAAATAATATTAAAGGTAAAAAAGTTTCAACTACATTTGCTTCAAGTAATATTAATTTAAAATATATTTTGACAGCATTAAAATATCACGTGGGAAGTCTTAACTCTAAGGAAGATCCAGAAGGGCGTAATTTTCAGAAATTACTTTTTGCACTTTTTGGTGATGATAATTCTATAACAGTTACTAGTGGGTGATTTCCAAAAGTTAATAATACATTCGATTTTAAAAATAAAAATGCTTCTTCTGGAACTAATTTTATTTATTATGTAATTCAAGAATTGTTGACAGATGAAATTTTGGAATCTGTTCATAAAGCAATTAAAGATATTAAAGTACCTGTAATTGGTTCAATAACATCCATGACAAAAGAGGATTTTATTAAAATGATACGAGACGATCAATTTTATTATTTAATAGGAAACTTATTTTATGCTTTGTCAAATGACAAAGGTGTAATTGATGCAAGCAAGGGTCCATTGAACCAAATTTTAAGTAAACTTAATGGGCTAGCAGCTACTGCTATTTACTTTCCTAAATATATGACAGAAAATTTATATAGCTCTTTATACAGAGGAAACTTTAAAACTGATTTCTCTTTAGACTTTAAAGTTTTGGGTGTTACTGTCTCTTCAATAAATGTATGAGAAAAATTACCTGAAAACATTCAAAATACTGTTAATGACTTTTTAGGAGGAAGTGATGTTCCAATGAATATAAAGTCAGTGTTGAATAAAAGTTTAGGTTCATTTATAGGAAAAACTGATAGCCAAGGTATTTTGGGAGAACATTATTTAAAATTAACAATTCCTGAGTTAATTAATGATATTACCGGAGATTTTGGAATTGATGAAACTAAAACTCTTAAGAATTTACAAAGTTATGGTATTTACATCGAAGATTTTAAATCATTATTTAATAATCATATATTAAATAATAAATACGTTGATTCACAAGGCAAAGAACATATGGGTAATATAGTTTCACAAATTGTTGAAAATTTACCGGAATTGTTTAATATTTTGGGAATTAATAAGGATGGTGTAACTGAAGGATCAGTTTGAGAATTTATCGTAAATCATTTTTTAGCACCAAATGAAGAACATTTACAACATGAAGTTAAGCAAGGACAAAATATTACTTTTAATGGAAAAACCAAATTTGCAAAATCAGCAGAAGATTTGGAAAATGTTTTTAAAACTTTTTTTGAAACAGGACCAAAAAATAAGTTATTGTACTTAAAAGGAAAAGAAGCTCCTGAGGGATTTACGCCAGGTTCAAAATTGACTGAAGAAAAAATTAACAGTGTTACAAAAATGACGTTGGATGAAATTTTAAAAACTGATGAAAAAGATCTTATAGTTGTCAACTATTATGAAGGTGAAAATATTGTTGTTGAGAATAACTCAATAACATTGGCAAAAGTCAATTTAGACAATATTGATAAGGAGCAAGAATTGACAGATCACTTACCGGAATTGCTAAAAGGAATTGTAAACATTTACAATAAGTTAAATGTAATAACTGATCTATCATTGGAAATGAATGAGCGTTTCATGAATGAATCATTATACTCATGAACATTTGAAAATCCGGAATTAATGAATGACAAAGTATCAATAAAATCACAACGAATGAGTGTTTTATATAAGAATCCAAAAACAAACCAGGATGTTCGTTATAATTTTCTATATTCTCGTGAAAGTATTAACAAAGTTTTCAGTATCGATTATATGGAAAAACAGTAA
- the rpsI gene encoding 30S ribosomal protein S9, whose product MADKVIYRGTGRRKTSVAQVILTPGKGNIVVNGETALEFFPYATLVQDLEQPLVATGTSTDFDITVTVKGGGFTGQAGATRLGIARALLEASEDYRKSLRAAGLLTRDARIKERKKYGLRGARRAPQFSKR is encoded by the coding sequence ATGGCAGATAAAGTTATTTATAGAGGAACAGGAAGAAGAAAAACTTCTGTTGCTCAAGTTATTCTTACTCCAGGTAAGGGAAATATCGTTGTTAATGGAGAAACTGCTTTAGAGTTTTTCCCATATGCAACACTTGTTCAAGATTTAGAGCAACCATTAGTAGCTACAGGAACATCAACTGATTTTGATATCACAGTAACTGTTAAAGGTGGAGGATTTACTGGCCAAGCAGGAGCAACTCGTTTAGGAATTGCAAGAGCTTTATTGGAAGCAAGTGAAGACTACAGAAAATCTTTAAGAGCAGCTGGGTTATTAACTCGTGATGCACGTATTAAAGAACGTAAAAAATACGGATTGCGTGGAGCACGTAGAGCACCTCAATTCTCAAAACGTTAA
- the rplM gene encoding 50S ribosomal protein L13, with protein sequence MNQTTLISAKDIDKKWYIVDAADQTVGRLATQVAMVLRGKNKPNFTPHINNGDHVIIINAEKAKFTGKKESDKTYYHHSMHPGGLRRRTVAVQRELDARKILERAIKLMLPKNVQGGNQFRALHVFVGENHPYAAQKPVVLEVNTKKGDNK encoded by the coding sequence ATGAATCAAACAACACTTATTTCTGCAAAAGACATCGATAAAAAGTGATACATCGTTGACGCTGCAGATCAAACAGTGGGGAGATTAGCAACTCAAGTTGCTATGGTATTGAGAGGGAAAAATAAACCTAACTTTACACCTCACATTAATAACGGAGATCACGTTATTATTATTAACGCTGAGAAAGCAAAATTTACAGGTAAAAAAGAGTCAGATAAAACTTACTACCACCACTCAATGCATCCAGGTGGTTTAAGAAGAAGAACTGTAGCGGTTCAAAGAGAACTAGATGCAAGAAAAATCTTAGAACGCGCAATTAAACTAATGTTACCTAAAAATGTACAAGGTGGAAACCAATTTAGAGCATTACACGTATTTGTTGGTGAAAACCACCCGTACGCAGCTCAAAAACCAGTGGTATTAGAAGTTAATACTAAAAAAGGAGACAATAAGTAA
- a CDS encoding type III pantothenate kinase encodes MKIIQQNYILIDIGNTYTKVYNKQAQLIFRKPTAKIKTIAVELAKLDFDVIVYSKVLNPNCEKIINAFPKPSHDIREIILKNKKKLTVFADIDLNELGTDIALGIVGAISKGHQNFIIIDNGTACTLSVVKNSKFIGVNIYPGWDNLKDHFQQDTQISTTEITHTTQEIGIDTNSALYNGIYKMYWDSLSKDIKKYQQIYQVETCFDVNNEIVLGFQYLLDL; translated from the coding sequence ATGAAAATAATTCAACAAAACTACATATTAATTGATATTGGCAATACTTATACTAAAGTTTATAATAAACAAGCTCAATTAATATTTAGAAAACCTACGGCAAAAATTAAAACTATTGCTGTTGAATTAGCAAAATTGGATTTTGATGTAATCGTCTATTCAAAAGTTTTGAATCCCAATTGTGAAAAAATCATTAATGCGTTTCCAAAACCAAGTCATGATATTCGAGAAATAATTTTAAAAAACAAAAAAAAGTTAACAGTTTTTGCAGATATTGATCTTAATGAATTAGGAACAGATATCGCTTTAGGGATTGTTGGGGCAATTAGTAAGGGCCATCAAAATTTTATAATAATTGACAACGGGACTGCTTGCACATTAAGTGTTGTCAAAAACTCAAAATTTATTGGAGTAAATATTTATCCTGGTTGAGATAATCTGAAAGATCATTTTCAGCAAGATACTCAAATATCGACTACTGAAATTACGCACACGACTCAAGAAATCGGTATTGACACTAATTCTGCTTTATACAATGGTATTTATAAAATGTATTGAGATAGTTTAAGCAAAGACATTAAAAAATATCAGCAAATATATCAAGTTGAAACTTGTTTTGATGTTAATAATGAAATTGTTTTAGGGTTTCAATATCTATTAGATTTATAA